One region of Elusimicrobiales bacterium genomic DNA includes:
- a CDS encoding MBL fold metallo-hydrolase, translating to MLIKQLKLGLMANFSYIVAEKEGGDCVLIDPSWDIKAILAAAEAASLSIKAAFLTHGHFDHSKRIDALLKTTPVYVEESDLSFLEADGKLFRTFRGDSVFSPAGFEIRALHTPGHSPGCVCYLVGGNLFTGDTLFAGAVGRVDLPGSDPRLMGESLRRLARLPPETAVYPGHAYGETDSSTIGEQLRENIYMQNAAR from the coding sequence ATGCTCATCAAACAGCTAAAGCTCGGCCTGATGGCCAATTTCAGCTATATCGTCGCGGAAAAGGAAGGCGGCGATTGCGTCCTGATAGACCCTTCCTGGGATATAAAGGCCATACTCGCCGCGGCGGAGGCGGCCAGTCTCAGCATCAAGGCCGCTTTTCTGACTCACGGCCACTTTGACCATTCAAAACGGATAGACGCGCTGCTTAAAACAACTCCGGTTTATGTGGAGGAAAGCGACCTCTCTTTCCTGGAAGCCGACGGAAAACTTTTCAGGACATTCAGGGGCGACTCGGTTTTTTCGCCGGCGGGCTTTGAAATCCGCGCTCTTCACACTCCGGGCCACAGCCCCGGCTGCGTCTGCTATCTGGTTGGCGGCAATCTCTTCACCGGCGACACGCTTTTCGCGGGCGCGGTAGGCCGGGTTGACCTGCCCGGCTCGGATCCGCGGCTGATGGGGGAGAGCCTGCGCAGACTCGCCCGCCTCCCGCCGGAGACCGCCGTCTACCCCGGCCACGCCTACGGCGAAACCGACTCCTCCACCATCGGCGAGCAGCTGCGCGAAAACATTTACATGCAGAACGCCGCGCGATGA
- a CDS encoding HAD-IB family phosphatase, with the protein MSRFALVTDFDGTVTTRDVGDFICLRFGVATAEDIELSYAAGVCVQDWVKKFFGRLRRGPDEVRSLVLGKIRMRAGFAEAARLLAQNGAPVEITSGGLDIYIKPLLEKWGAPDIKLFCGAARYGKNGYRVRYPWKMKLDDLKASRVRFHRRRGRKVIFCGDAASDFRAARAADIVFARGRLLEMCRAAGVKAAPLESFSAVAEAAGLVRRDGSGRRAQTGARCQSRGKTAKAGAR; encoded by the coding sequence ATGAGCCGCTTTGCATTGGTCACCGATTTTGACGGCACGGTTACCACCCGGGATGTGGGGGATTTTATTTGCCTCCGTTTCGGGGTTGCGACGGCGGAGGATATAGAGCTTTCATACGCCGCCGGCGTCTGCGTGCAGGACTGGGTGAAAAAATTCTTCGGCAGGCTGCGGCGCGGCCCGGACGAGGTGCGCAGCCTCGTCCTGGGAAAAATCAGGATGCGGGCGGGTTTTGCGGAGGCTGCGCGCCTGTTGGCGCAAAACGGCGCGCCGGTTGAAATAACCAGCGGCGGGCTGGATATTTACATCAAGCCGCTGCTGGAGAAATGGGGCGCGCCGGATATTAAATTGTTTTGCGGCGCGGCGCGTTACGGCAAAAACGGCTACCGTGTCCGCTATCCCTGGAAAATGAAGCTGGACGATTTGAAGGCTTCCCGCGTGCGGTTTCACCGGCGGCGGGGGAGGAAAGTGATATTCTGCGGCGACGCGGCGTCGGATTTCAGGGCCGCCCGCGCCGCCGATATTGTGTTCGCGCGCGGCAGGCTGCTGGAAATGTGCCGCGCCGCAGGGGTGAAAGCCGCGCCGCTGGAGAGTTTTTCGGCTGTGGCGGAGGCTGCCGGGCTTGTCCGGCGGGATGGTTCGGGGCGGCGGGCCCAAACCGGCGCGCGGTGCCAAAGCCGCGGAAAAACCGCGAAGGCGGGCGCGCGCTGA
- a CDS encoding septum formation initiator family protein: MPRALKYIILAATAAALLSNRSFRKMAGNYSEMRRLKSQETRLDAERASLNAEKARLLNVSDDYVERLARKDLNLVRKGEMEFRFVPPAH; encoded by the coding sequence ATGCCCAGAGCCCTGAAATATATTATTTTAGCCGCCACTGCGGCGGCGCTGCTGTCCAACCGCTCGTTCCGCAAAATGGCCGGCAATTATTCCGAAATGCGCCGCCTCAAATCGCAGGAGACGCGTCTTGACGCAGAGCGCGCCAGCCTCAATGCCGAGAAGGCGCGGCTGCTGAATGTCTCGGACGATTATGTGGAGCGGCTGGCCCGCAAGGACCTCAACCTCGTCCGCAAGGGCGAGATGGAGTTCCGCTTCGTCCCGCCGGCGCATTAA